From the Nonlabens marinus S1-08 genome, one window contains:
- a CDS encoding patatin-like phospholipase family protein, with the protein MITLVLMGQFCLSQTTPVKDSLLHYDGSQKIGLVLSGGGAKGLAHIGTLKVIDSLGIKIDYIAGTSMGAIVGSLYASGYTGQQIDSIFKVTNFNNIISDEIPRSAKTFYERRENERYAVTLPFEDFKIKLPNSLSKGQNVYNLLSQVLSHVNDVNDFTKLPIPFFCLATDIETGQEVVLDSGYLPRAVNASGALPSLFAPVQIDNRMLIDGGVTDNYPIEKLRAKGMDIIIGVDVQDDFKSLDELTDAFSILTQINNFRTINDMKLKAPKTDIYIQPNIKNFTVISFDQGTAIVEKGRVAALAQIGLLNQLSNAAYQKPKLKTVSNDRLYLSNININGNERYTRSYVIGKFKLTTPGFTTYENIKNGVNNLQATNNFTKINYELIPHEEGLELDVTVEESTVRNYLRLSLHYDELLRSAALVNLTRKNVLFNNDVVSADFILGDNLRYVADYYIDKGNYWSIGLHSEFTQFEKDIPTSFINSVTGTLPVGVNSVEINYYDWTQQFYLQTRLDKGFNVIAGAELKSLDIFTNTLVTGSVTDNRTDFENSTTGSIYGKALYDTYDNNFFPSSGWKVDADFHLYLYNDVLQEDFSEYSIAQLQVGYARAFGKFSLRAEGHVGISIGNPETSSLDFVLGGYGARRINNLIPFYGYDFISLSGNTMMRSLFELDYEIFRKNHVVLSANFANLDDDLFEQDDWYSKARYSGFAVGYGVETFLGPLELKYSFSPQQDDGEFFVRLGFNF; encoded by the coding sequence ATGATAACGCTGGTTTTGATGGGGCAGTTTTGCCTATCACAAACTACGCCTGTCAAAGACTCCCTACTTCATTATGATGGCTCCCAAAAAATTGGTCTCGTTTTATCTGGAGGTGGTGCCAAAGGCTTAGCACATATAGGCACACTTAAGGTGATAGACTCTCTCGGTATTAAAATTGATTATATAGCAGGAACCAGCATGGGAGCCATTGTAGGTTCCCTATACGCCTCAGGTTATACCGGTCAACAAATAGATTCAATTTTCAAAGTCACTAATTTCAACAACATCATCTCTGACGAGATTCCTCGCAGTGCCAAAACATTTTATGAACGCCGTGAAAACGAGCGTTATGCAGTAACCCTACCCTTTGAAGATTTCAAAATCAAGCTGCCCAACTCCTTGAGTAAAGGTCAGAACGTTTATAATTTACTGTCTCAAGTTTTATCACACGTCAATGATGTGAATGATTTTACAAAACTTCCGATTCCCTTTTTCTGCCTCGCAACTGATATAGAAACAGGACAAGAAGTTGTTCTCGATTCTGGCTACTTACCCAGAGCCGTAAACGCCAGCGGAGCCTTACCGTCCCTATTTGCTCCCGTACAAATAGATAATAGAATGCTTATCGATGGGGGCGTTACGGATAATTACCCCATTGAAAAATTACGTGCCAAAGGCATGGATATCATCATAGGTGTGGACGTACAAGATGATTTTAAATCGCTCGATGAACTTACAGATGCTTTTAGCATACTGACTCAAATCAACAACTTTAGGACCATTAATGACATGAAGTTGAAGGCTCCAAAGACAGATATTTATATCCAACCCAATATTAAAAACTTTACCGTCATCTCATTTGACCAGGGAACCGCTATTGTTGAAAAAGGAAGAGTAGCAGCTCTGGCTCAAATAGGCTTGTTGAATCAATTATCTAATGCTGCTTATCAAAAGCCAAAACTAAAAACCGTCTCAAATGACCGTCTGTATTTGAGCAATATCAACATCAATGGTAATGAACGCTACACGAGGTCCTATGTGATTGGCAAATTTAAATTGACCACCCCAGGATTCACCACTTATGAAAACATCAAGAATGGTGTAAATAATCTACAAGCCACAAACAACTTCACTAAGATCAATTATGAGCTGATCCCTCATGAAGAAGGTCTAGAGCTTGACGTCACTGTAGAAGAATCGACTGTACGCAACTACTTAAGGCTTAGCTTACACTATGATGAATTGTTGCGCAGCGCAGCTTTAGTAAATCTTACCAGGAAAAACGTTCTCTTTAACAATGATGTAGTGTCTGCTGATTTTATTCTAGGTGACAATTTGCGCTATGTTGCAGATTATTACATCGATAAAGGAAATTACTGGTCCATTGGATTGCACAGCGAGTTCACTCAGTTTGAAAAAGATATTCCAACAAGCTTCATAAACTCCGTAACTGGAACTCTTCCCGTAGGTGTAAATAGTGTGGAGATCAACTATTATGATTGGACACAGCAGTTTTATTTACAAACCCGACTAGATAAAGGCTTCAATGTCATTGCGGGAGCAGAACTTAAATCTCTTGATATTTTTACGAATACTCTAGTTACAGGAAGCGTTACCGACAACCGCACTGATTTTGAAAACAGCACCACGGGCAGTATTTATGGTAAAGCGCTGTACGACACCTATGACAACAATTTCTTTCCCTCCTCTGGCTGGAAAGTAGACGCAGATTTTCACTTGTATTTATATAATGATGTACTTCAAGAAGATTTTAGTGAGTATTCTATCGCTCAACTACAAGTGGGGTATGCGAGAGCTTTCGGGAAATTTAGTTTAAGAGCAGAAGGACATGTTGGTATTTCCATCGGGAATCCTGAGACTTCATCGCTCGATTTCGTTTTGGGCGGTTATGGTGCTAGACGTATAAATAACCTTATTCCCTTTTACGGCTATGATTTTATAAGTTTAAGCGGGAACACCATGATGCGCAGCTTGTTTGAGCTGGATTACGAGATCTTCCGTAAAAACCATGTGGTGTTGAGTGCAAATTTTGCAAATCTGGACGACGATCTGTTTGAACAAGACGACTGGTACAGCAAGGCACGCTATTCTGGTTTTGCCGTTGGTTATGGTGTGGAGACCTTTTTGGGACCTTTAGAATTAAAATACAGCTTTAGCCCACAGCAAGATGACGGTGAGTTTTTTGTTAGGCTAGGTTTTAATTTTTAG
- a CDS encoding homogentisate 1,2-dioxygenase, producing MPFYHKMGKIPHKRHTVFKKPDGSLYYEQLFGTIGFDGMYTNSYHTHRPTMVKEIQGSYSVKPEIALENHLKSYRLKGFQVPPQPDYLDSRTTALVNSDVAIVLAAPQESLRDYFYKNADSDELLFVHQGTGTLRTHLGSLEFKYGDYLLIPRGVIYQIDFDTPVNRFFIVESRRPIYTPKRYRNGFGQLLEHSPFCERDLRRPEQLETHDEKGEFLIKIKKQDEIFEMVYASHPFDVVGYDGYNYPYAFSIHDFEPITGRIHQPPPVHQTFETDAFVVCSFVPRKYDYHPDSIPAPYNHSNIDSDEVLYYVDGDFMSRNDIEKGHISLHPAGIPHGPHPGAVERSIGQTETEELAVMVDTFKPLKVTKAGLAIADDSYHKSWLDHK from the coding sequence ATGCCTTTTTATCATAAAATGGGAAAAATACCGCACAAGCGCCACACGGTCTTTAAAAAACCAGACGGCTCGCTGTATTACGAACAACTATTTGGAACCATAGGTTTTGATGGGATGTATACGAACTCGTATCACACACATCGCCCTACTATGGTTAAGGAAATACAAGGCAGTTATAGCGTTAAACCTGAAATTGCCCTTGAAAATCATTTAAAATCTTATCGCTTGAAAGGTTTTCAGGTACCACCGCAACCCGACTATCTGGATAGCAGAACGACGGCGCTGGTAAATAGCGATGTGGCTATTGTGCTGGCAGCACCTCAAGAATCTCTGAGAGATTATTTTTATAAAAATGCAGATTCTGATGAGTTGCTTTTTGTGCATCAAGGAACTGGAACCTTGAGAACCCATTTAGGAAGTCTTGAGTTTAAGTATGGAGATTATCTATTGATTCCTAGAGGTGTTATTTATCAAATTGATTTCGACACCCCTGTCAATCGATTTTTTATAGTAGAGAGTCGACGACCTATTTATACTCCTAAGAGGTATCGCAACGGGTTTGGTCAATTGTTAGAGCATTCACCGTTTTGTGAACGCGATTTGCGCAGACCAGAACAGTTGGAGACTCATGATGAAAAAGGAGAGTTTTTGATCAAGATTAAGAAACAAGACGAGATTTTTGAAATGGTCTATGCCTCCCACCCTTTTGATGTGGTAGGCTATGATGGCTACAACTACCCCTATGCGTTTTCCATTCACGATTTTGAACCTATAACTGGCCGCATTCACCAACCGCCGCCTGTCCACCAAACATTTGAGACGGATGCGTTTGTAGTATGTAGTTTTGTGCCGCGCAAATACGATTACCATCCGGACAGCATCCCTGCACCCTATAATCATAGCAATATTGACAGCGATGAAGTGTTGTATTATGTCGACGGAGATTTTATGAGTCGTAACGATATCGAGAAGGGGCATATTTCCCTTCATCCAGCAGGCATTCCACATGGGCCACATCCTGGTGCGGTGGAACGTAGTATAGGCCAAACAGAAACTGAAGAGCTGGCTGTAATGGTAGATACGTTTAAGCCATTAAAAGTAACTAAAGCAGGTCTCGCGATTGCTGATGATTCGTATCATAAAAGCTGGCTAGATCATAAATAA
- a CDS encoding CCC motif membrane protein — protein sequence MNEIQNKLPADPGAMILGIIALIISLIGCCCGILAIPTVIMSIIGLVWANKSVKAYKMAPDSYNPRSYSNVKSAKIVNIIALVLSVIGFVISLIWFGTAMLDPEGVFKKLENGDFKRQIDGFEDDGEVDEEIDTWKYEDAVDSTQVNQEVIEVEQVTDSI from the coding sequence TTGAACGAAATTCAAAACAAATTACCTGCAGATCCTGGAGCGATGATCCTGGGAATCATCGCTTTAATTATAAGTTTGATAGGCTGTTGTTGCGGCATTCTTGCCATTCCAACGGTTATTATGAGCATCATAGGACTGGTATGGGCAAACAAAAGTGTCAAGGCCTATAAAATGGCTCCTGACTCTTACAACCCAAGAAGTTACAGCAATGTAAAATCAGCAAAAATTGTCAACATCATTGCACTTGTGCTAAGCGTCATCGGTTTTGTAATTTCCTTGATTTGGTTCGGTACTGCTATGCTGGATCCAGAAGGGGTTTTCAAAAAACTAGAAAACGGAGATTTTAAAAGACAGATAGATGGTTTTGAAGATGACGGCGAGGTGGATGAAGAAATAGATACTTGGAAGTATGAAGATGCTGTGGACAGCACTCAGGTCAACCAAGAAGTGATTGAAGTGGAACAAGTGACTGACAGTATCTAA
- the hppD gene encoding 4-hydroxyphenylpyruvate dioxygenase, with the protein MPAEIKKLKDLKNTEYSLKKLFNEAEDFLPLLGTDYVELYVGNAKQAAHFYKTAFGFQSLAYAGLETGLKDRVSYVLQQGKIRLVLTTPLQKGGEINRHIEEHGDGVKVVALWVEDATKAFEETTKRGAKPFQEPTKETDEHGEVVRSGIYTYGETAHTFVERKNYNGIFLPGFKKWESHYNPEPVGLKFIDHMVGNVGWDEMNTWCKFYGEVMGFAQIISFADDDIATEYTALMSKVMSNGNGRVKFPINEPAKGKKKSQIEEYLDFYNGPGVQHIAVATDDIVKTVSAMRDRGVEFLYVPDEYYDDLLERVGEIDEDVEVLKKHGILIDRDEEGYLLQLFTKTIVDRPTMFIEVIQRKGAQSFGVGNFKALFEAIEREQALRGTL; encoded by the coding sequence ATGCCTGCAGAAATCAAAAAATTAAAAGATCTAAAAAATACGGAATACAGCCTCAAGAAGTTATTCAATGAGGCCGAAGACTTTTTGCCTTTATTAGGAACAGACTACGTCGAGCTTTATGTAGGAAACGCAAAGCAAGCCGCGCATTTTTACAAAACAGCTTTCGGTTTCCAGTCCTTAGCCTATGCTGGATTAGAGACTGGGCTTAAAGACCGAGTTTCTTATGTTCTACAACAAGGTAAAATAAGATTAGTCCTTACCACTCCCTTGCAAAAAGGTGGCGAAATCAATAGACATATTGAAGAACATGGAGATGGTGTTAAAGTTGTTGCCTTGTGGGTAGAAGATGCGACTAAAGCGTTTGAGGAAACCACAAAAAGAGGAGCTAAACCTTTTCAGGAACCTACCAAAGAAACGGACGAGCATGGAGAAGTGGTCCGCTCGGGAATCTATACCTATGGAGAAACCGCACATACGTTTGTGGAACGCAAAAACTATAACGGCATTTTCTTACCTGGATTCAAGAAATGGGAATCTCATTACAACCCTGAGCCAGTAGGTTTAAAGTTTATCGACCATATGGTAGGTAACGTGGGCTGGGATGAAATGAATACCTGGTGTAAGTTTTATGGCGAGGTGATGGGATTTGCCCAAATCATCTCCTTTGCAGATGATGATATAGCAACAGAATATACTGCGTTGATGAGCAAGGTAATGAGTAATGGTAATGGCCGTGTCAAGTTCCCTATCAACGAACCTGCAAAAGGAAAAAAGAAATCTCAAATTGAAGAATATTTAGATTTCTACAATGGGCCTGGAGTACAGCACATTGCCGTGGCTACAGATGATATCGTTAAAACAGTAAGCGCCATGAGGGATCGCGGTGTGGAATTTTTATATGTTCCAGATGAGTATTATGATGATTTGTTAGAGCGTGTAGGAGAAATTGATGAAGATGTAGAAGTACTGAAGAAGCATGGCATTTTGATCGATCGCGATGAAGAAGGTTACTTATTGCAGTTATTTACAAAAACAATTGTCGACAGACCAACTATGTTCATTGAAGTTATTCAGCGTAAAGGCGCTCAGTCTTTCGGAGTAGGTAATTTTAAAGCATTGTTTGAGGCTATTGAAAGAGAACAAGCCCTGAGAGGCACATTATAA
- a CDS encoding DUF3108 domain-containing protein — protein sequence MKRIIPVLLTLFTISVGFAPAYETAPQRAYADGEWFKFRIHYGMFNASYATLEVKDTKLNGKKVYHLKGKGKSTGLMHLFFEVNDRYESYIDKETGAPYRFIRDIDEGGHTKDIQIDFDHATKVATINNKKRKEITQMSIKPGTQDMISAFYHLRNIVDATKLKKNDEFIVPMFFDNENYDFKMKFLEREVVRTKFGKINALKFRPYVQSGRVFEEEESLTVWISDDENKLPLKIQAKLAVGSLTADLDAFKGLSHSFKKIAD from the coding sequence ATGAAACGAATTATACCAGTACTGCTCACATTGTTCACTATAAGCGTGGGCTTTGCTCCTGCTTATGAAACAGCCCCACAACGAGCTTATGCAGATGGGGAGTGGTTTAAATTCCGCATACACTATGGGATGTTTAATGCGAGTTATGCGACGCTAGAGGTTAAGGATACAAAGCTTAACGGTAAAAAAGTATATCATTTAAAAGGTAAAGGAAAATCCACAGGATTGATGCACTTGTTTTTTGAAGTCAATGATCGCTATGAAAGCTATATTGATAAAGAAACTGGAGCACCTTATAGATTTATACGGGATATAGATGAAGGTGGTCATACCAAGGATATTCAAATCGATTTTGATCATGCCACAAAAGTTGCTACGATCAACAACAAGAAGCGCAAGGAAATAACTCAAATGAGCATCAAACCAGGGACTCAAGATATGATCTCTGCATTTTATCATTTGCGCAATATTGTGGATGCCACCAAACTGAAAAAAAATGATGAATTCATCGTTCCTATGTTTTTTGATAACGAGAATTATGATTTCAAAATGAAATTTTTAGAGCGCGAAGTGGTTCGTACTAAATTTGGAAAAATCAATGCGCTCAAATTCCGTCCCTATGTTCAATCCGGTCGTGTTTTTGAAGAAGAAGAAAGTCTGACCGTATGGATTAGCGATGATGAGAATAAATTGCCTCTTAAAATTCAGGCAAAGCTAGCCGTGGGATCTTTGACTGCAGACCTAGACGCTTTTAAAGGCTTGAGTCATTCTTTTAAAAAGATTGCCGATTAA
- a CDS encoding tryptophan 2,3-dioxygenase family protein: protein MSDQISPEIAERIHLLEKKFKNSGQDMLSYLDGLLYDQYITYWDYIRLDTLLSLQVPSTSFPDEMIFIGYHQITELYFKLVIHEQMQIIEQEHLTGTYFLEKIRRINRYFNVMINSFEVMIKGMEREQFLKFRMSLLPASGFQSAQFRMIEFYSTDMLNLVHYEERARFRESEKTNNIPTLFENIYWKRGGIDKATGEKTLTLKQFEKRYTPRFLRIAEQVKHTNIYQRYLSLPPEEQIPELKEELRNMDLSVNVNWLLMHMGAAHRYLRKEGGAVKATGGTNWKEFLPPSFQKISFFPSLWTDQEHDEWGKQWVDHLFNTK, encoded by the coding sequence ATGTCGGACCAGATATCCCCTGAAATCGCGGAACGTATCCATTTGCTAGAAAAGAAGTTTAAAAACTCTGGGCAGGACATGCTTTCTTATCTTGATGGGCTGCTCTACGACCAGTACATAACTTACTGGGACTACATACGTCTTGACACCTTATTAAGCCTTCAAGTACCATCCACGTCTTTTCCTGACGAGATGATTTTTATAGGCTACCATCAGATTACAGAGCTTTATTTCAAATTGGTCATTCACGAGCAAATGCAGATCATAGAGCAAGAGCATTTGACCGGCACTTACTTTTTAGAGAAAATTCGACGCATCAACAGGTACTTCAATGTGATGATCAACAGCTTTGAGGTTATGATTAAAGGAATGGAGCGCGAGCAGTTTCTTAAATTCCGCATGTCTTTGCTGCCTGCTAGTGGCTTTCAAAGTGCGCAGTTCCGTATGATAGAGTTTTATTCGACAGACATGTTGAATCTTGTTCATTATGAGGAGCGAGCACGCTTTCGCGAAAGCGAAAAAACCAACAACATCCCAACACTTTTTGAAAATATCTACTGGAAACGTGGTGGGATTGACAAAGCAACTGGAGAAAAAACGCTTACACTAAAGCAATTTGAGAAGCGTTATACTCCTAGATTTTTAAGAATCGCAGAGCAAGTGAAGCATACTAATATTTATCAACGATACCTTTCCCTACCACCGGAAGAACAAATCCCGGAATTGAAGGAAGAACTACGCAACATGGATTTGAGCGTAAATGTGAATTGGTTATTGATGCATATGGGAGCAGCTCACCGCTATTTACGTAAAGAAGGTGGCGCTGTTAAAGCCACTGGAGGCACCAACTGGAAAGAATTTTTACCACCTAGTTTTCAAAAGATTTCATTTTTCCCAAGTTTATGGACTGATCAAGAACATGATGAATGGGGAAAACAATGGGTGGATCACTTATTTAATACAAAATAA
- a CDS encoding M23 family metallopeptidase, protein MKKLIALAFTACLIVLTSCNDNEETKDLAVLEQIKIAPVYLYGYDLNNYNVVEDTVQSGATFNDLIAPHLVQGQSAYEAAITMDSVFPLRKIQAGKPYKIIKRKDKAGTPEAFIYEATRMEYVQLKLTGQLEAKANQHPLTVRRKTASGVIHSTLSEAMEEEGLGMSAIYELSDIYKWTIDFFKLQEGDKFKMIYQERYINDSIYAGIEAIDVAVFETGGKPYYAFDYVTDSIKGKRDYYSDKGTTLRNFFLKAPVNYTRISSRYSGNRFHPVQKRWKAHRGTDYAAGYGTPIVSTANGVVTKSGYTRGNGNYVKVRHNGTYETQYLHMTKRLVKVGQSVAQGQTIGTVGSTGLATGPHVCYRFWVNGVQVDPYKQNLPSADPLPKDQMSLFQKHIEPLKAEIDNLPYKDTAAVL, encoded by the coding sequence ATGAAGAAATTAATAGCCCTTGCATTTACTGCATGCCTAATAGTCCTTACTTCCTGTAATGATAATGAAGAGACAAAAGACTTGGCTGTTTTAGAACAAATTAAAATTGCACCTGTTTATTTATACGGCTATGATTTGAATAACTATAATGTAGTTGAAGACACTGTTCAATCAGGGGCTACGTTTAATGACTTGATTGCGCCGCATCTGGTTCAAGGTCAAAGTGCTTATGAAGCTGCAATCACTATGGATTCTGTTTTCCCCCTGAGAAAGATCCAGGCTGGAAAACCCTATAAAATCATCAAACGCAAGGATAAAGCGGGAACTCCAGAGGCTTTTATTTATGAGGCAACTCGCATGGAGTATGTGCAACTCAAATTAACAGGCCAGCTAGAGGCAAAAGCAAATCAACATCCGTTAACCGTAAGACGTAAAACGGCATCTGGAGTAATTCACTCCACTCTTTCAGAGGCAATGGAAGAAGAAGGTCTAGGAATGAGCGCCATTTATGAATTAAGTGATATTTATAAATGGACCATCGACTTTTTCAAATTACAAGAAGGGGATAAGTTTAAAATGATCTATCAAGAGCGTTATATCAATGACTCTATATATGCTGGGATTGAAGCAATTGATGTGGCCGTATTTGAAACTGGCGGTAAACCGTATTACGCATTTGATTATGTAACTGATAGTATCAAGGGGAAAAGAGATTATTACAGTGATAAAGGAACGACTTTAAGAAATTTCTTCCTAAAGGCACCCGTAAATTATACGCGTATCTCTAGTAGGTACAGCGGTAACCGCTTTCACCCAGTTCAAAAACGATGGAAAGCTCATAGAGGTACAGACTACGCCGCTGGTTATGGAACACCTATCGTTTCTACTGCAAATGGTGTGGTTACTAAGTCTGGTTATACTAGAGGTAATGGAAACTATGTAAAAGTACGCCACAATGGAACCTATGAGACCCAGTACCTGCACATGACTAAAAGACTGGTTAAAGTGGGACAAAGTGTTGCGCAGGGACAAACCATTGGTACTGTGGGAAGCACAGGACTCGCTACAGGACCGCACGTATGCTACAGATTTTGGGTAAATGGAGTACAAGTAGATCCCTACAAACAAAACCTGCCTAGTGCAGATCCATTACCTAAAGATCAAATGTCGCTATTCCAAAAACACATTGAGCCTTTAAAAGCTGAAATCGACAACCTACCTTACAAAGACACTGCAGCAGTTTTATGA
- the pgi gene encoding glucose-6-phosphate isomerase — protein MKNVNPTETNSWNILKEHYRNLKNFDLKEAFAGNPSRAENFTLVDDDFYVDLSKNLLTTATRDALVALAEECHLSEAMDSYFNGEPINLTEGRAVLHTALRTPLAKADDKVKSFVKEALESKKKMFDYVDQIHNGDLLASNGEKFDTVVNIGIGGSDLGPVMIYQALEAYQNNLKVHFVSNVEGDHVEEVLKKIQPERTLFVIVSKSFGTQETLTNATTIRNWFTGKVNAEAVSQHFIAVSSNVDRATAFGVDENNIFPMFDWVGGRFSLWSTVGMSVALGVGTSNFQELLDGAHSMDVHFKETPLLENIPVQLALLTIWYNNFFKAESEAVIPYTQYLQKLPAYLQQAIMESNGKSVDRTGESVDYQTGNIVWGEPGTNSQHAFFQLIHQGTKLIPAHFIAFAKAKYPQPDHHNKLMANFFAQTEALMNGKSEEEVKADLDQTDLTEIEKKRLQPFKVFAGNKPTTTILIDELSPKSIGKLVAMYEHKIFVEGVIWNVYSYDQWGVELGKILADRILDDIEQLKSDGHDASTTALLKQFYSKLS, from the coding sequence ATGAAAAATGTAAATCCAACCGAAACAAATTCATGGAACATTCTAAAAGAACACTACCGGAATCTCAAAAACTTTGATTTAAAGGAGGCTTTTGCTGGAAACCCTTCTAGAGCAGAGAACTTCACATTAGTCGATGATGATTTTTATGTAGATCTTTCTAAGAACTTACTTACAACTGCCACTAGAGATGCATTGGTAGCCTTAGCGGAAGAGTGCCATTTATCTGAAGCAATGGACTCCTATTTTAACGGAGAGCCAATTAACCTTACAGAAGGTAGAGCAGTTTTGCACACCGCTTTAAGAACTCCTCTAGCTAAAGCAGATGACAAAGTGAAAAGCTTTGTGAAAGAAGCGCTTGAGAGTAAAAAGAAAATGTTTGATTATGTGGATCAAATACACAATGGTGATCTACTAGCATCAAATGGTGAAAAGTTTGATACTGTCGTCAATATAGGCATAGGCGGGAGTGATTTAGGACCAGTGATGATCTATCAGGCGCTGGAGGCATACCAGAATAATTTGAAAGTTCATTTCGTTTCTAATGTTGAGGGAGATCATGTAGAAGAAGTCTTGAAAAAGATTCAGCCAGAAAGAACCTTATTCGTTATTGTTTCTAAATCTTTTGGAACTCAAGAAACACTTACCAACGCCACAACCATAAGAAATTGGTTTACCGGCAAGGTGAATGCGGAGGCTGTAAGCCAGCATTTTATAGCCGTAAGCAGTAATGTGGATCGTGCCACCGCATTCGGTGTGGACGAAAACAACATTTTCCCCATGTTTGATTGGGTAGGTGGTAGATTTTCCTTGTGGAGTACCGTGGGTATGTCCGTTGCGTTAGGAGTGGGAACTTCAAATTTTCAAGAATTGCTAGATGGCGCCCATAGCATGGACGTTCATTTTAAAGAAACCCCTTTACTAGAAAACATACCTGTACAGCTCGCACTATTAACCATTTGGTATAATAATTTCTTTAAGGCAGAAAGTGAGGCCGTGATTCCTTATACCCAATACTTACAAAAACTTCCAGCTTATTTGCAGCAAGCAATCATGGAAAGTAATGGTAAGAGCGTGGATAGAACTGGAGAATCTGTGGATTATCAAACCGGCAATATTGTTTGGGGAGAACCAGGCACTAACTCGCAACATGCTTTCTTCCAATTGATCCATCAAGGAACTAAGTTGATTCCTGCTCATTTTATCGCTTTCGCGAAAGCGAAATACCCACAGCCAGATCACCACAACAAATTAATGGCCAACTTCTTTGCACAAACAGAAGCCCTCATGAACGGCAAATCTGAGGAAGAGGTAAAAGCAGACCTTGATCAAACAGATCTCACTGAAATTGAAAAGAAAAGACTACAACCCTTTAAGGTATTTGCAGGTAACAAGCCGACGACGACAATTTTAATCGATGAATTATCCCCTAAAAGTATAGGAAAGTTAGTTGCGATGTATGAACACAAGATTTTTGTAGAAGGTGTTATATGGAATGTCTACAGTTATGATCAATGGGGTGTCGAACTAGGGAAAATTTTGGCAGATCGCATACTTGATGATATTGAACAACTTAAATCTGACGGTCATGACGCTTCTACCACCGCATTGCTTAAACAGTTTTATTCTAAATTATCTTAA